A window of Cryptosporangium phraense genomic DNA:
GACACCCGGACGCCGTTCGCGCAGCTGGTCTCGTTCACGCCCTACGTGGCCGCGTTCTCGCTGGTGCCGGTGGTGGCGGCCGGGGTCACCCGGCGGTGGCGGGTGCTCGTGGCGGCGCTGGCGGTGGCCGCGCTGTTCGGGGCGTTCGTCGTGCCGCGGGTGCTGCCGTCGGGGTCGCCCTCGGGTGGGACGCGGCTGCGGGTGATGGCGTTCAACACGAAGATCGGTGCCGGTTCGGTGTCGTCGCTGGCCGCGCTGGTGCGTCGGGCCTCGCCCGACGTCCTGACGGTGCAGGAGCTGACGCCGGAGTGGGCGGCGGAGTTCTCGGCGCTGGGGCTGTTCCCGTACTCGGCGCTGCGGGCGTTGCCGGGCGCGTCGGGCACCGGGATCTGGGCGAAGTACCCGCTGACCGATGCCCGGACCGTCGACTCGCGGACCGGGTTCGATCAGACCCGGGCGACGCTGCGCGGGCCCCGGGTGATCGACGTGATCAGCGCGCACCCGCGTCCGCCGATCTTCAAGCCCGAGGAGTTCGGGTCGGTCTCCCGGTGGACCGAGGATCTCTCCCGGCTGCCCGGCGCCTCGACGTCGGGGGCGGTGCGGGTGATGGCCGGGGACTTCAACGCGTCGCTCGACCACTCGCCGTTCCGGAAGCTCGTCGACACCGGCTACGTGGACGCGGCCGCCGAGGTCGGTAAGGGGCTGGTGCCGACCTGGCCGATGAACGGCAACAAGGCGCCGCCGGTGACGCTCGACCACGTCCTGGTCGACTCGCGCGGCGACGCCTCGTCGTTCAACGCCTACACGATCCCCGGCAGCGACCACCGGGCGATCGTGGCCGACCTGATCATTCGTTCGGAATGACGATCCAGGCGCCGAGATAGATCAGGAACTGGGGGCCGGGCAGCAGGCAGGAGAGCACGAAGAGCAGGCGGACCAGGTTGCTCGAGAGGCCGTAGCGACGGCCGATGGCCGAGCAGACACCGGCGATCCACCGGTCGTTACGCGGACGGGCGAGGCGACGGCCGTAGGAAACCGATGACATCTCCGAGCACCTTTCGTAGCTCCGACTGGGTCGCTGTCAACGGTGCTCCTCGGCGTGGCCCGGCGGTATCGGGGCTCGCCCGGACTTGCCGTCCTCGGGGTTTCTCAGGGCTGCTACCGCTACTGCTCGAAGATGCCGAACACGTTGCCGGCCGGGTCGCGGAACCGGGCCGTCACCTCCGGCGGCTCGCCGCCGATCGGCGCGACCACCTCACCGCCGTGCTGCACCAGCGACGCGATCGTCTTCTCGACGTCGTCCACCATGATGTAGATCAGCAACCCCGGTTCGGACGCCGGCGGCCGCCCGGTGACCCAGACCCCGCTCACCTCGCCGACCGCGTCGTCGAACGCCAGCCTGCCGTCACCCCGCCGACGCAGAGCCCACCCGAACACCCGGCTGTAGAACTCGGCGGACTGCCGCACGTCGACGGCCGGGATCTCGAGATAACTGAGCTTTCCGTTGGCCAAAGTGGGCATCGCAGCTCCGTAACCGTCGTTTTCGGACCGGACACCCGTAAGTGTGCCGTTTCGTAGGGTGTATCGCGGGCCGTCGTCCATGAAAGCGTGGCGTTCTCGGCTCACTCACGTATGAAAGGCCCGCTCGGCTCAGCGACATCGGCGCGTCGCAGCCGCAAAGTTGTTCCGGGCGCGGATTGAGCGGCTAGCGGAAGATCGTCGGGATTGACCACTCCGATGACGGGATAGCCTCCGGTGACCGGATGATCGGCGAGGAACAGCACGGGCCCGGAGGGCGGCACCTGTAGCGCGCCGGCCACCATTCCTTCGCTCGGGAGCTCACCCTCGATCGCACGGGCCAGCGCGGGACCGTCGAGGCGCGCGCCGACGCGGTCGCTCTCCGGGGTGACGATCCAGGGCGCGGTGTAGAGCGCGTCGAGGGCCGCCGGGGAGAACCAGGACTCGCGGGGTCCGGGGTGGACCCGGAGCACCGGCTCGGCCGGGATCGCCGGCTCGACGACGGCCCGGGCCCGGGCCCCGGCGAGGACGCCGTCGAGGTCGAGCTCGGCGGAGCCTCCGGTGGCGGGGGCGCGGAAGACGTCGGTGCCGAGCGGGAGGCGGTCGCCGTCCTGGACTCGAGGCGGCCCCAGAATCGAGAGCGTGTCGGTGCTGCGGCTGCCGAGCACCGGGTCCGCCGCGATCCCGCCGGCCACCGCGAGGTACGCCCGCACCCCGCCCCGGGCGGTGTTCAGGCGGAGTACGGCGCCGGCCGGCACTCCGACCGCGGTCGCGTGCCGGGCCGGGACGGCGTCGATCGAGAGCGGGCAGCGGGCCCCGGTGACCGCGACCACGGCGTCGGTATCGAAGACCGCGACCAGGCCGCCGAGCGTCACCTCCAGCGCGGCCGCGCTCGGCGCGTTGCCGACGAGCGCGTTCGCGCGGTCGAGCGCGGGCCGGTCGGCCGCCCCCGAGCGCGGGACGCCCAGGTGCGCCCACCCCGGGCGGCCGCGGTCCTGCACGGTCGTGAGCGGCCCCGCGCTGCGGATCGTCAGCATGGAACGAAGCGGACGCGGTCGCCGGGCGCGAGCAGCGCGGGCGGGTGGGCCGACGGGTCCCAGAGCGGCTGGTCGGTGTGGCCGATGAGCTGCCACCCGCCCGGCGACGGGCGCGGGTAGATGCCGGTGAACTCCCCGGCGAGCCCGACCGCACCGGCAGGCACCCGCGTGCGCGGCGAGTCGCGGCGCGGAACGTGCAGCACGTCCGGGAGCCCGGTGAGGTACCCGAAACCCGGCGCGAAGCCGGTGAACGCCACCGTGTAGACGGCGCCGACGTGCAGTGCGACGACCCGGTCGCGGTCGAGGCCGGTGCTCGCGGCGACGTCGTCGAGGTCGGGGCCGTCGTAGTGCACGTCGATCGTGACCTCGCGCCCGGTGGCGGCCGAGGCCTCGTCCGGCCGCCAGGACGTCAGCCAGGCCAGCTCCGGGGCCGGTCCGGGGCGCCACCGCACGAGCACGGTCCGTGCCCCGGGAACGACGTCCTCGACGCCCGGCAGCGCCCGCCGCACGATCTCGGCGCGCAGCGCCGCCGGGGCCGCGGTCTCGATCAGTGCGGCCAGCGGCCCCATCGGCAGTGCGACGGGCATCGGTGGATCAGTCGTGCCACTCGACCGCCGACGAGATCCGGCCGATCACGCTGCGCCAGCCCAGCGCGGCCTGCTCCGGACCGATCCTGCGCAGCTTGCGACGGCCGAAGAAGCCGGTCGCGCGGATCGCCTCGTCGAGCTCGTCGAGCGGGGAGCCCGGCGAGAGCATGCCCTCGACCTCGGTGAGCTCCAGCGCGTAGGCCAGGTCTCGCGCGAGCTCGCCGGCGCCGATGATCAGGTCGCGCTCCCAGACGTCGCGGCCGCCGCGCAGGTTCTCGACGACGAGGTCGAGCTCGTAGCGGTCTTCGTCGTCCGGGACGACCAGGTCGGCGGTGAGCGTCTCGACCAGTTCGGCCCAGTGCTCGCTGCTGGTGAGGTCGTGGGCGGCGGGGGACTTGACGAACGCGACCAGGGAGTCGGCGTCGTGGAAGAGGTGCAGGGTGCCGTTCGTGGCGAGGAAGACGGCTTCCTCTTCGCCTGCGGCTACCCGGGCGCGGCCCTTCTCGTCGTCGTCGTCCTCGTCCTCGTCTTCGTCGTCTTCGTCGGCGAGGTCGTCGAGGTCGTCGTCGGCCTCGGCTTCCAGGGAGCGGAACCGCTTACCGGAGTCCCGCTTCTCGTCCTCGTCCTCGTCCTCGTCCTCGTCCTCGTCGGAGTCGGAGGCGACGACCTTGTCGTCGTCGTCCTCGTCTTCGACGTCGGCCGGGTCGGCGGCCAGGGCCTCGGCCTCGAGTTCCTCGTCGTCGATCTCGGGCTCTTCCTCGACGACGCGGTACTCCCGCAGCGTCAGCCCGACGCCACCGCGCGGCAGCGCGATCTCGACCGGGTCGATGCCGAGTGCCTCCCAGTACTCGGCGATCCGCTCGGACCGCTCACCGTCGGAGGCGTCGACCTCGTCGGCCTCCTCGGCCTCGTCCACGACGTCCTCGTCGAGGATCTCGTCGCCGGAGGTGTCGAGGTCCTCCGGGTGCCTGCCCGCCACGGGTCCTCCAAGGTGCGGCCGATTCGTCCCCGTCTACCTTAGGGCTGCTCCGCAGCGGAGTGGCGGGCGCCTCACCCGTCGCCGTTGTCGACGTCGAGCTTGGGCGCGTTGTTGCTCCACCACGCGGTGATCTCGGTCGATTTTCCCCCGGAAACGAACGTGATCTCGATCCGGGTGGGGTTCTGACGCGTTACGTGCGACTCATAACCCGCTTCCGGGAGCGAATCGAGGATGGTCACCTCTTCGCGATTCCACTGGATCTTCGCCCAACCGCCATCGGTCGGCACCGTGCTGAGGTAATTGAGCAGACCCTGATCGTCGGTCCACGACTGCAACGCGGGCTCGGAATCGTTGCGCGTTTCTACGGACGGTGACGGAGTCGGGCTGTGGGTCGTTCCTCCCGCGGCCGGTGGACCCGCGCTTTTTAATTCCCGGACCGCGGGTAGTTTCGACCGATCTGGCACGGCTGCATAAAGGACGAGGCGAACGCCAAACCACGAAACGGTCACCGCTAACGCCGTAGCCCCGAGCCACAGCAGGGTGAGCCGTACCGCACGAGGCATACCGTCCATCCTTCCATCGGGCTACCGTGCCGAACATGCCGACCGTGTTGCTCGTCGAGGACGACCCCACGATCCGTAGTGCCCTTGTACGTTCTCTGTCAAAGGCGGGCCACGTCGTCCGCGCTGTGGGAACTGCCTTGGACGCACTGCGCGAAGTCACGTCCGCGCGTCCCGACGTAGTAATTCTCGACCTAGGACTACCCGACTTGGACGGTGCAGACGCATTACGCATGTTGCGAGGCGTTTGTGATGTTCCGGTAGTGGTGGCAACTGCCCGGGACAATGAGCGGGAAATAGTTCGTCTGCTCAACTCGGGTGCCGACGACTACCTGGTCAAGCCGTTCTCGTTCGAGCACCTCACCGCGCGGATGACCGCGGTGTTGCGTCGCAGTAGCCCGGGCGAGGTCCGGCGCGATCCCACGCTGACCGTCGGCGGCCTGCGCATCGACCTCAACCGACGCGAGGCCGTTCTCGACGGCACCGCGCTCGACCTGGCCCGCCGAGAGTTCGACCTGCTGGCCTACCTGGCCGCCCGGCCCGGCACGGTCGTGAGCAGGCGCGAGCTCGTCGAGGCGGTCTGGCGTCAGCCGGCGGTCGGCGGCGACCAGACGATCGACGTCCACCTCTCCTGGTTACGGCGAAAGCTCGGCGAAACCGCGGCCGCTCCGCGGTATCTTCGGACGGTCCGCGGGGTGGGAGTGAAACTCGTGGATCCCACATGAGGTCAGGCCGCCGATGAGACGTGCGCTCGCGCTGGTCGCGCTCGCGACCACGTCGATGGTTTCGCTTGCCTTCGTCGTGCCGTTGCTGCTGGTGGTGCACCAGATCGCCCGCGATCGGGCCATCACCGACGCCCAGCGGCAGGCGAACGCGGCGGTCTCCATCCTGGCGGCGACCAACGACCTGCACGAGCGGGAGCGCGCGCTGGCCACTGTGCCGGCCTGGAAACAGGACGGGCTGGCCATCCACATCCCAGGCCAGGCCACGCTGGGCACGACCAGGGCGAAGCCGGCCGACATCAAGACCGTCCGGACGGGCACCGACGAGTCGACGACCGCGGGCGTGGACGGCGGTGTCGTCTACCTGCTGCCGACGCAGCTCGCGCAGCCGACGTCGACCGGCGAGGACACCGCGGTGATCGAGGTGTTCGTGCCGTCCGAGGCGCTCAGCCGCGGGGTGGCCGGTGCCTCGCTGGCGCTGATCGTCGTCGCGATCGGGTTGGTCGTCGGGTCGGTGGTGGTCGCCGACCGGCTGGCCGCGAAAGTCGTCGGCGCGACCCGGAACCTGGCCGCGGTCGCGCGTGCGTTCGGTGACGGAAACCTGGATGCGCGGGTGGAACCGTCCGGTCCGCGGGAACTGTCGGAAGCGGGATTCTCGTTCAACACGATGGCCGACCGGGTCGTCGCGACCCTGGATGCGGAGCGTGAGCTCGCGGCCGACCTCTCGCACCGCCTGCGAACGCCGCTGACCGCCCTCCGGCTCGACGCCGAGGCCCTCGACGACGGCGTGGACGCGGCCCGGATGCGCGAGGCCGTGGCGACGCTCGAGCGCGAGGTCGACATCATCATCCAGACCGCGCGCCGGCCGCTGTCCGAGCGCGGGCCGGAGTGGTGCGACCTGGCCGAGGTCGTCGCCGAACGCGTCGACTTCTGGGGTGCGCTGGCCGAGGACGAGGGCCGCGACTTCCGGTTGGCCGGGGTCGGGCGGCGGGTGCCGGTCGCGGTCTCCCGCACCGAGCTGGTCTCGATCGTGGACGTTCTGCTCGGCAATGTGTTCCGGCACACCGCACCCGGAGTGGCGTTCGCGGTCAGCGTGCTCGTGTTACGGGGTCCGGTGGCCGCGTTGGTGGTCGAGGACGCCGGTACCGGCATCAAGCACCCGCGGATGGCGGTGCGCCGGGGCAACAGCGGTGGCGGGTCCACCGGGCTCGGGCTCGACATCGTCCGCCGGGTGGCGGAGACGGCCGGGGGGTCGATCCGGATCGACATCAGCCCGATGGGCGGCGCGCGGATCCGGGTCGATCTGGCGATGCTCGACCCGGCGGTGTTCCGCAACATGGCCCGCGGTGGGGGGCCGGTGCCCGACCGCGAAGAGCCGTGGCCGGATGTGCCTCGTGGGGCTGGTGATTACCGCCCGCTACATCGGGCGGTCGGCGCGCTGCGGGCCATGCGGAAGACGCGGGTTAACTCGCGATCAGAGAGACCTTAAGCAAACCTCAAGGGTCTTCCCGCTGGTCAACGTGCCATCGTAACGTTCAGTTGTCAGACACCACGCGAGCCGACGCCGACCCCCCGGGCGCCGGACGCAGCCAAAGCGCGGTGGGACAGGGATGGCAAAGGCCCCCCGTCCCACCGCGTAGGTCTGTTTAGACCCCGATCGGGTGCCAGACGGTCTTCGTCTCCACGAACGTGGTCAGGCGCGCGAGCGCCGGTTCCGCCGGCCAGTCCTCGGCCGGATCCGGCCGGCGGACCCGCTTCAGGTTGGCCGCAGCCAGCCCCTCCCACTCGACCGCCTGCTCGCCCTCGGCGCCGGTCAGGTCCAGGCCCCGGACCTCCTCGTGGGACGCCAGCCACGAACCGAGCTCCGCGGCCTGCCCGGTCAGCACGTTGACGACCCCGCCGGGAAGATCGGACGTGGCCAGCACCTCGGCCAGCGTGATCGCCTCCACCGCATCCGGCGCCACGACCACACACGTGTTCCCGGTCGTGATCACCGGCGCGATCACGCTCACCAACCCGAGCAGCCCCGAAGGCGCCAGCACCCCCACGACCCCGGTCGGCTCGGGCGTCGAGAGGTTCAGGTACGGCCCGGAGACCGGGTTCGTCGCGCCCACGACCTGGGCGTACTTGTCGGCCCACCCGGCGTACCAGACGAACCGGTCGACGGCCGCGTCCACCTCGTCGAGCGGGAGCCCGAACTCCTCCCGGCGGGCCTCCAGCATCTCGGCGGCCCGGTAGAGGATCTGCCCGCGGTTGTAGCCGGTCCGCCCGGCCCACCCGGAAAAGGCACGGGAAGCCGCGACGACCGCGTCCCGGACGTCCTTCCGGGATGCCCGTGCCGCGTTCGCCACGAACGCCCCCTCCGCGTCGGTCACCGGGTACGTCCGTCCCGACTCGCTCCGGGGGAACGCCCCGCCGATGTACAGCTTGTAGGTCTTCCGAACCGAGAGACGGCTCATTTGACGTAGGCCTCCAGGCCGTGGCGGCCGCCCTCGCGGCCGTAACCCGACTCCTTGTAGCCACCGAACGGTGACGCCGGATCGAACTTGTTGAACGTGTTGGCCCAGACCACGCCCGCGCGCAGCTTGTCGGCCATCCAGAGGATCCGGGACCCCTTCTCGGTCCAGATCCCGGCCGACAGCCCGTACGGCGTGTTGTTGGCCTTCTCGACGGCCTCCGCGGGCGTCCGGAACGTCAGCACGGACAACACGGGCCCGAACACTTCTTCCCGGGCGATCCGGTGGGCCTGCGAAACCCCGGTGAACACCGTCGGGGCGAACCAGAAGCCGCGATCAGGGAGCGAGCACGACGGCGACCACCGGGTAGCGCCCTCGGCCTCGCCTATGTCGGACAGCTCGCGAATCTTCGCCAGCTGCTCAGCCGAGTTGATCGCGCCGACGTCCGTGTTCTTGTCGAGCGGATCCCCGACCCGCAGCGTCGACATCCGTCGTCGCAACGAGGACAGGACCTCGTCGGCCACCGACTCCTGCACCAGCAGACGGGAACCGGCGCAGCAGACGTGCCCCTGGTTGAAGAAGATCCCGTCGACGATGCCCTCGACCGCCTGGTCGACCGGCGCATCGTCGAAGACGATGTTCGCGGCCTTGCCGCCGAGCTCGAGCGTCAGCCGCTTCGACGACCCCGCGACCGCGCGGGCGATCTCCCGCCCGACCTCGGTCGATCCGGTGAACGCGACCTTGTCGACGCCCGGGTGCGCGACCAGCGCGCGCCCGGTCTCCCCGGCCCCGGTCACGATGTTGACGACGCCCGGCGGCAGCTCGGCCTGCTGGCACACCTCGGCGAACAGCAGCGCGGTGAGCGGGGTCGTCTCGGCCGGCTTGAGCACGACCGTGTTGCCGGTGGCCAGCGCCGGAGCGATCTTCCAGGCCAGCATCAGCAGCGGGAAGTTCCACGGGATGACCTGCCCGGCCACTCCCAGCGGCCGCGCTCCCCCGAGGCCCGCGTACGACAGCTTGTCGGCCCAGCCCGCGTAGTAGAAGAAGTGCGCGGCGACGAGCGGCAGGTCGATGTCCCGCGACTCGCGGATCGGCTTGCCGTTGTCGAGCGACTCCAGCACCGCGAACTCGCGGGCCCGCTCCTGCAGGATGCGGGCGATCCGGAACAGGTACTTGCCCCGTTCCCGCCCCGGCATCGACCCCCACACGGTGTCGAAGGCGCGCCGAGCCGCGGCCACGGCCCGGTCGACGTCCGCCGAATCGGCCGACGCGACCTCGGCCAGCACCTCCTCGTCGGCCGGGTTGACGGTCTTGAAGACCCCGCCGCCGTCGGTGAACTCGCCGTCGATGAACAGACCGTAGGAGTCGCGGAGCGCGACGACGTCGCGCGACTCCGGTGCAGGCGCGTACTCGAACATCTTCAGTCCAGGGTGACGTAGTCGGAGCCGGCGTAGTGACCGGTGGCCATCTTGCGACGCTGCAGCAGGAGGTCGTTGAGCAGGCTGGACGCCCCGAACCGGAACCAGTCGGGGTCGAGCCAGTCGGGCCCGGTGATCTCGTTGACCATCACCAGGTACTTGATCGCGTCCTTCGCGGTGCGGATGCCGCCGGCCGGCTTCATCCCCACCTGCCGCCCGTGCGCGTCCCGGAAGTCCCGGCACGCCTCCAGCATCACCAGCGTGACCGGCAGCGTCGCGGCCGGGGAGACCTTGCCGGTCGACGTCTTGATGAAGTCCGCGCCGGCCAGCATCGCCAGCCAGGACGCCCGGCGCACGTTGTCGTAGGTGACCAGCTCGCCGGTCTCCAGGATCACCTTGAGGTGCGCGTCACCGCACGCCTCCTTGACCGCGACGATCTCGTCGAACACCTGGGTGTACTGGCCGGAGAGGAACGCGCCCCGGTCGATCACCATGTCGATCTCGTCGGCGCCCGCCTCGACGGCGGCGCGGGTGTCGGCCAGCTTCACCGGCAGGGGCGCGCGGCCGGACGGGAACGCGGTCGCGACCGCGGCGATGTGCACGTTCGATCCCTTCAGCGCCTCCACGGCGTCGGGCACGCGGTCGCCGTAGACGCAGATCGCCGCGACCGGCGGAGCGTCGTCGCCCGGGTGCAGGCCCTTCGCGCACAGCGCGCGCACCTTGCCCGGGGTGTCGGCGCCCTCGAGCGTGGTCAGGTCGATCATCCGGATCGCCAGGTCGAGCGCGTAGGCCTTGGCCGACGTCTTGATCGAGCGGGTGCCGAGGCGGTCGGCCCGAGCCTTGGCGCCGACCTCGTCGACGCCGGACAGGCCGTGCAGGAACCGGCGCAGCGAGGCTTCGGACCGGCCGACATCAGGAACGGCGGTAACGGACATGAAGACGATCCTACGCAGCGCGTTACCGCCCCGGTCAGGGCAACATTTGCCGTGCGGGACGGTTAATGACCGGTGAAGGCACCCCGGGCGGAGCACCGGCGCCTCTACCTTCGGGGCCCATGCGCGTCGCCCACTTCTCGGACACTTTCCTGCCGCGGCGGGACGGCGTGATCACGTCGATCCGGACGCTCGCCGGCGCGCTGGCCGAGCGGGGCCACGAGAACGTGCTGTTCACGCCCGGATACCCGGAGGCGACGCCGGTCGGCTTCCCGGTCGTCGGGCTGCCGTCGGTGCCGTGCGGGGTCGCCGACCTCCGGTTGGCGACCTGGCCGCGGGCCCGGCAGGTGGCCCGGGTGGCGTCGGCGGCGCCCGACCTGGTGCACGTCCACACACCCGGGCCGGCCGGTCTGCTCGGCGTTCTGGCTGCTCAGCGGCTCGGTCTGCCGCTCGTGCAGACCTACCACACCGACCTGCACGCCTACCTGGAGGCGTACCGGATCCCGACCACCGTCATGCGGCTGATCGAGACCGCCTACCGGCGCCGGCTGGGCGTCGAGATCCGGCCCGCGCGCCGGCCGATGCGGGTCGTGGCCGGGGCCTGGCGGTCGGAGCAGCGGTCGGCGACCCGCGGCGGGCTGCTCGACGCGGCCAACTCCGCGTTCTTCGGCGGTACCGACGTCGTCGTGGTGCCGACCGGGGCGGTGCTGCGCCGTTCGGCACTGCCGGTGGCGCCCGACCAGGTCGTCCGGGTGCCGACCGGGGTCGGGCCGCGTCCGGTGGGGGAGGACGCCGGTCCGGCGTTCCGGTCCCGGCACCGGATCCCGGCCGGCGCTCCGCTGGTGCTGTTCGTCGGCCGGGTGAACCGCGAGAAGAACGTCGAGGGCCTGCTCGCCGCCGTCTCGGTCCTCGCCGTCACCCTTCCCGACGTCCGGGTGGCGCTGGTCGGGGCGATCTACGAGCAGCGGTGGCTGAACGGCCTGATCCGGACGTACGGGCTCGGCGACCGGGTGGTCACCACCGGGCAGCTGACGGCGGCGTCGGTGGCCGAGGCCTACGCGGCCGCGGACGTGTTCGCGTTCCCGTCGATGACCGACACCCAGGGGCTGGTGCTGCAGGAAGCGGCGCTGGCCGGTCTGCCGGTCGTGCTGGCCGACGCCGTCCTGAACGAGCACGGCCCGCTGGCCGGCGCGGCCGTCTGCGCGCCGGGCGACGGCTTCCCGTCCGCCCTCGCCGCCATGCTCACCGACCCGGACCTGGCCGCGCGGACGGCCGTCGCGTGCCGCACCGCGGCCCTGAAGCACACTCCCGACGCGTACGGCGCGGCGATCGAGGCGGTCTACCGGCGGGCGGTGACCACCCGCCGGGCCGTGGCGCCGAGCGGCGCGCGCGCCACCCAGCGCACGCGCGCGGCGTAGGTCGCCCCGGGCGAATCCGCACCCTGGCAGTGGGCTGCTGACCTGGGGCGGTACCGTCGCGACGTGCAGACCCTTGTCGTGGACCACCCGCTCGCCAGTGCCCGGCTCACCACGATGCGCGACGCGCGCACCGAGCCGTCCGTCTTCCGTGCCGCGCTCCGCGAACTGACGCTCATGCTCGTCTACGAGGCCACCCGCACCATCGAGATCGAGCACTACCCGATCCACACCCCGGTCGCCCGCACCACCGGCGTCCGGCTGGGCAACCCGCCGCTGCTGGTGCCGGTGCTCCGGGCCGGGCTGGGCATGGCCGAGGCCGCGTTCGGGCTGCTCCCCGAGGCGTCGATGGGGTTCGTCGGGCTGGCCCGGGACGAGGAGACCCACCAGCCCCGCGCGTACATGGAATCGCTGCCGGAGAACCTCACCGGCCGCCCGGTCTTCGTGCTCGACCCGATGCTCGCCACCGGCGGCTCGCTCCAGCACTGCGTCGGCCTGCTCACCCAGCGGGGCGCCACCGACGTCACGGTGATCTGTGCGCTGGCCGCGCCCGAGGGGCTGCGTCGGCTGGAAGAGGCGAACCTGCCGATCCGGGTGATCACCGCCAGCATCGACGAGCGGCTGAACGACTCGGCGTACATCGTGCCCGGTCTCGGTGACGCCGGTGACCGTCAGTTCGGCGCTGTGTGAGCCTTTTCGTGGTACAGCCCGTGTAGGAACCGTGCCACAGACACAGGGATCACTGGGCATCGTCCGGCTCGCGCCGTGGGTGCTCCTCGCATTGTCGGTCGCGATCACGCTCGACCTCGTCGTGGTCGGCGTCGCCGCCGACGGACCGACGGTGGCGCTCTGGCTCACCGCCGGTGCGGTCGGCCTGGTGCTCGAGGTGCTGGTCATGCTGGGGTTACCGGCCGCGGTGGCGCTCGCGGCGATCGGTGGGCTGGCCGGCCGGCCGGTGCTGCGGTCGCTGGTCTGGGTGCTGGCTCCGCCGGTCGTCGTCGCGGCCGGGTTCGCGGCCGGGGTCCTGATCGCCCGGCAGGCCGATCCGCCGGTCGACCTGGTCGAGGTCGTCGGGGGCCTGGTCGGCGTGCTGCTGCTCGTGCTGCAGGTCGGCGTGCTGGCGACGCTCGTCTGGTCGCTGGCGTCGCAGAAGGTCCGCCGGTACGTCTGGGAGCAGACCGCCCGGCGGGACCCTCGGCGGGTCGCGGCCGAGGCGGGCCGCCGTCAGGCCAGAGGCGCCGGGACGCTCGGGTGGGTGTCGCTGGGGCTGCTGGCGGCCGCGCTGGCGGTCACGATCGTCTCGTTTACCGTCGCCGACTCGGGGTCGATCCAGATCCTCTACCTGTTCCTGCCCAGCGTCGTCCTGCTCGTGCTCCTGCTGCTGGCGGTGCGGAGCGTGCTCCGGCGTCGCACCGGCGCGCGAGCCTGGCGGTACGTGGTGTTCTCGTTCGGGCTGGCCGCGATCGCGATCGCGGTGCTCGCCCTCGGCGTGGAGATCGACGGCTCGATCGAGTTGGCGACCAGTGCGGGCGTCGTGGCCTCTCTGGCCCTGCAGACCGGGTCGGTGGTCGCGTTCGCGGGGGCGCTGGTGCGGCTGGCCGGCCCGGCCGTCACGACCTGGCTGAGCGAAGCGC
This region includes:
- a CDS encoding VOC family protein is translated as MPTLANGKLSYLEIPAVDVRQSAEFYSRVFGWALRRRGDGRLAFDDAVGEVSGVWVTGRPPASEPGLLIYIMVDDVEKTIASLVQHGGEVVAPIGGEPPEVTARFRDPAGNVFGIFEQ
- the pxpB gene encoding 5-oxoprolinase subunit PxpB, with product MPVALPMGPLAALIETAAPAALRAEIVRRALPGVEDVVPGARTVLVRWRPGPAPELAWLTSWRPDEASAATGREVTIDVHYDGPDLDDVAASTGLDRDRVVALHVGAVYTVAFTGFAPGFGYLTGLPDVLHVPRRDSPRTRVPAGAVGLAGEFTGIYPRPSPGGWQLIGHTDQPLWDPSAHPPALLAPGDRVRFVPC
- a CDS encoding endonuclease/exonuclease/phosphatase family protein; the protein is MTAPAGVARRVGVRLWTLVLWLTVAGCAVWALVRGIGFDTRTPFAQLVSFTPYVAAFSLVPVVAAGVTRRWRVLVAALAVAALFGAFVVPRVLPSGSPSGGTRLRVMAFNTKIGAGSVSSLAALVRRASPDVLTVQELTPEWAAEFSALGLFPYSALRALPGASGTGIWAKYPLTDARTVDSRTGFDQTRATLRGPRVIDVISAHPRPPIFKPEEFGSVSRWTEDLSRLPGASTSGAVRVMAGDFNASLDHSPFRKLVDTGYVDAAAEVGKGLVPTWPMNGNKAPPVTLDHVLVDSRGDASSFNAYTIPGSDHRAIVADLIIRSE
- a CDS encoding sensor histidine kinase, whose protein sequence is MRRALALVALATTSMVSLAFVVPLLLVVHQIARDRAITDAQRQANAAVSILAATNDLHERERALATVPAWKQDGLAIHIPGQATLGTTRAKPADIKTVRTGTDESTTAGVDGGVVYLLPTQLAQPTSTGEDTAVIEVFVPSEALSRGVAGASLALIVVAIGLVVGSVVVADRLAAKVVGATRNLAAVARAFGDGNLDARVEPSGPRELSEAGFSFNTMADRVVATLDAERELAADLSHRLRTPLTALRLDAEALDDGVDAARMREAVATLEREVDIIIQTARRPLSERGPEWCDLAEVVAERVDFWGALAEDEGRDFRLAGVGRRVPVAVSRTELVSIVDVLLGNVFRHTAPGVAFAVSVLVLRGPVAALVVEDAGTGIKHPRMAVRRGNSGGGSTGLGLDIVRRVAETAGGSIRIDISPMGGARIRVDLAMLDPAVFRNMARGGGPVPDREEPWPDVPRGAGDYRPLHRAVGALRAMRKTRVNSRSERP
- a CDS encoding response regulator transcription factor — its product is MPTVLLVEDDPTIRSALVRSLSKAGHVVRAVGTALDALREVTSARPDVVILDLGLPDLDGADALRMLRGVCDVPVVVATARDNEREIVRLLNSGADDYLVKPFSFEHLTARMTAVLRRSSPGEVRRDPTLTVGGLRIDLNRREAVLDGTALDLARREFDLLAYLAARPGTVVSRRELVEAVWRQPAVGGDQTIDVHLSWLRRKLGETAAAPRYLRTVRGVGVKLVDPT
- a CDS encoding aldehyde dehydrogenase family protein, producing MSRLSVRKTYKLYIGGAFPRSESGRTYPVTDAEGAFVANAARASRKDVRDAVVAASRAFSGWAGRTGYNRGQILYRAAEMLEARREEFGLPLDEVDAAVDRFVWYAGWADKYAQVVGATNPVSGPYLNLSTPEPTGVVGVLAPSGLLGLVSVIAPVITTGNTCVVVAPDAVEAITLAEVLATSDLPGGVVNVLTGQAAELGSWLASHEEVRGLDLTGAEGEQAVEWEGLAAANLKRVRRPDPAEDWPAEPALARLTTFVETKTVWHPIGV
- a CDS encoding PspC domain-containing protein; this translates as MSSVSYGRRLARPRNDRWIAGVCSAIGRRYGLSSNLVRLLFVLSCLLPGPQFLIYLGAWIVIPNE
- a CDS encoding biotin-dependent carboxyltransferase family protein, with translation MLTIRSAGPLTTVQDRGRPGWAHLGVPRSGAADRPALDRANALVGNAPSAAALEVTLGGLVAVFDTDAVVAVTGARCPLSIDAVPARHATAVGVPAGAVLRLNTARGGVRAYLAVAGGIAADPVLGSRSTDTLSILGPPRVQDGDRLPLGTDVFRAPATGGSAELDLDGVLAGARARAVVEPAIPAEPVLRVHPGPRESWFSPAALDALYTAPWIVTPESDRVGARLDGPALARAIEGELPSEGMVAGALQVPPSGPVLFLADHPVTGGYPVIGVVNPDDLPLAAQSAPGTTLRLRRADVAEPSGPFIRE